The genomic region CCTGATCGGCATGCGCGAACGGGTGCGGCTCGTCGGCGGCCAGCTCGCCATTCAGCGTCCGGCCAGGGGCGGCACCGAAATCCTGGTCCAGGCCCCTCTTTCCCCTTCCACCAAGGAGCCATCATGCGCGTTCTGATCGTCGATGACCACGCCGTGGTCCGGCGGGGCACCATGAATATCGTCGCCGACCGATTTCCCACCAGCACCTTTTCCGAAGCCAGCAGCCTGCGCGAAGCCGCCATCGTGCTGGAAACAACGGAATTCGACCTAGTCATCCTGGATATTTCCCTGCCCGACGGCAGCGGCCTGGACATGCTCGACGCGCTCCGGGAGCGTCACCCCGGCCTGCCGGTCATCGTGCTCAGCATGCACCACGAGGCCGAATACGCCCAACGCTGTCTGGCCCTGGGCGCGCGCGGCTACCTGAGCAAAAATTCCGCGCCCGAGGAACTGGAAGAGGCCATGAGCGCCGTCCTGGACGGCGGCATCTTCGTCAGCCCCGCCCTGCTCGGACGTGGCCCGATCTCGGCCCTGGACAAGCTTTCGCGCCAGGAACGCGACGTGGCCCGGCGTCTGGCCCAGGGCGAAACCATGACCCAGATCGCCCAGAACCTCGGCATCAGCGTCACCACGGCCAGCACCTACCGTGGCCGGGCCATGCGCAAATTGGGCATCTCGACCACCTCCGGCCTAATCCGCTTTCTGGTCGAACGCGGCCTGCCCGGCGCTTAGTCCCCGCGCGCCGCGCTGTCGGCCGCCGCCAGGCCCTGCGGGGAAAACCCCGGACCCACGCCCCGAACCCGCGCGCACGCAGTCCGGCCATGTGCGACCTCATCGGAAAGCGCCGGATCGGGACCAAACGAAACGGCATGAACCGACGGAAAGCATCGACCAAAAGGCCCGTTCTCCCTTCAGGATGAACGGGCCTTCAAATTCCAAAACGGAGCATGAACGCGTCGATTCCAGAGCCTTCAGAGCATTTTTTCGACATCCCCGCGTAATTCAAAATCCGGTTCATCATGGAGCAGCCGACGCAAGACGGTCGCGGCGTCTTGCGTCCGGCCGGCTCCACGCAGACTCACGCC from Deltaproteobacteria bacterium harbors:
- a CDS encoding response regulator transcription factor gives rise to the protein MRVLIVDDHAVVRRGTMNIVADRFPTSTFSEASSLREAAIVLETTEFDLVILDISLPDGSGLDMLDALRERHPGLPVIVLSMHHEAEYAQRCLALGARGYLSKNSAPEELEEAMSAVLDGGIFVSPALLGRGPISALDKLSRQERDVARRLAQGETMTQIAQNLGISVTTASTYRGRAMRKLGISTTSGLIRFLVERGLPGA